The Maniola jurtina chromosome 1, ilManJurt1.1, whole genome shotgun sequence genome has a window encoding:
- the LOC123865195 gene encoding programmed cell death protein 10 — protein sequence MTMGDELPVTSLVLPVLIRPVLSQLEKYDLGASQTLRAALTKAEAAVPGLNYDLVAGIMRRADIPVNMNESLLRLQGTLTEAECADLRLNRSEEAFQELNKKSAALKKILSRIPDEITDRKTFLETIKEIASAIKKLLDAVNEVSTYTPGTGKQALEQRKREFVKYSKRFSNTLKEYFKEGQANAVFVSALYLIYQTNQILYTVKNKSE from the exons ATGACAATGGGGGATGAATTGCCTGTCACTTCTTTAGTTTTGCCTGTTCTTATACGTCCTGTACTATCCCAG CTAGAAAAATATGATTTGGGAGCATCACAAACTTTACGAGCTGCTCTTACAAAGGCTGAGGCTGCTGTGCCTGGGCTCAACTATGACCTGGTGGCTGGCATCATGAGAAGAGCTGATATTCCTGTCAACATGAATGAAAGCTTACTCCGTCTCCAAGGAACACTGACTGAAGCTGAAT GTGCAGACCTTAGATTGAACAGATCAGAAGAAGCATTTCAAGAATTGAATAAGAAATCTGCTGCATTGAAAAAAATACTAAGCAGAATTCCTGATGAAATCACTGACAGAAAGACATTCCTTGAGACTATCAA GGAAATAGCATCGGCTATAAAGAAATTATTGGATGCAGTTAATGAGGTGTCAACATACACTCCTGGCACCGGCAAGCAGGCACTGGAGCAAAGGAAGAGAGAATTTGTCAAATATTCCAAAAGGTTCTCCAATACACTTAAAGAGTATTTCAAAGAGGGACA GGCTAATGCTGTATTTGTGAGTGCACTATATTTGATTTACCAAACAAATCAAATCTTATACACTGTGAAAAATAAATCAGAGTAA
- the LOC123867179 gene encoding actin-related protein 2/3 complex subunit 5-B, protein MNLAIKIAKMAKNTSNSAFRKIDIDQYNEDNFKEDEAEQSMPTGPDEGEVCVLLNQGRYVEALKHVLNNAPLGSSDQQVKDNALSLTLKVLIAVKSAQIEEVVANLSLDDIDILMKYIYRGFEYTSEGSSGHLLLWHEKAFNIGGAGSIVRVLSDRMKV, encoded by the exons ATGAATTTGGCTATTAAAATCGCTAAAATGGCGAAAAATACTTCTAATTCGGCGTTCCGGAAAATCGATATAGATCAATACAATGAAGATAACTTCAAGGAAGATGAGGCTGAACAATCTATGCCCACTGGACCGGACGAGGGCGAAGTTTGTGTGTTACTCAACCA AGGTCGTTATGTTGAAGCTCTTAAACATGTGTTGAACAACGCACCTCTGGGATCATCTGATCAACAAGTCAAG GATAATGCACTATCACTTACATTAAAAGTATTAATTGCAGTAAAATCAGCTCAAATTGAAGAAGTTGTGGCAAATTTATCACTCGATGACATAGACATCTTAATGAAATATATTTACAGAGGATTTGAATATACATCAGAGGGCTCAAGTGGTCATCTTTTACTTTGGCATGAAAAAGCATTCAACATTGGAGGTGCTGGATCTATTGTCAGGGTTTTGTCAGACAGGATGAAAGTGTAA
- the LOC123866595 gene encoding uncharacterized protein LOC123866595 isoform X1: MELPNLIILLCCTTICFASHHTHVIPVEGYETDLQNLGEHVEYPETPVRVIKITKTVAVKVPVPYPVKIVQKVPYPVHVNKPYPVPVPQIIKVPVAHHPHGHEALDVGHSNQFQDRQHNGNSYQVQEHPHDAQQETFDGSANQSYEEGNHGNGYSAPNVGDYSGEGTPGHYTQQAQNFQGSEGDLDGHNSFESKSYDLAIQNYLNNLKSSQGNHAGQEGGYH; encoded by the exons ATGGAACTACCg aacttaataatattactctGCTGCACTACTATTTGTTTCGCGTCACATCATACTCATGTGATACCGGTAGAGGGCTATGAAACGGATCTCCAGAATCTCGGTGAGCACGTCGAGTACCCAGAAACTCCAGTAAGAGTTATCAAGATTACTAAAACGGTAGCAGTCAAAGTTCCGGTCCCATACCCGGTGAAGATCGTCCAGAAAGTTCCATACCCTGTACATGTCAACAAACCTTACCCAGTGCCGGTGCCACAAATTATTAAAGTTCCTGTCGCGCATCACCCTCACGGACACGAGGCCCTCGACGTCGGCCATAGCAATCAATTCCAGGATCGGCAACATAACGGGAACTCTTACCAAGTGCAAGAGCATCCGCATGACGCACAACAGGAAACGTTCGATGGATCAGCGAATCAGTCCTATGAAGAAGGAAATCATGGTAACGGTTACAGTGCCCCTAATGTCGGAGACTATTCCGGGGAAGGAACACCTGGGCATTATACCCAGCAGGCTCAAAACTTTCAAGGATCGGAAGGCGATCTAGATGGGCATAATTCTTTTGAATCCAAAAGTTACGACTTAGCTATccaaaactatttaaataatttaaagtcTTCGCAAGGAAATCATGCAGGTCAAGAAGGAGGTTATCATTAA
- the LOC123866595 gene encoding uncharacterized protein LOC123866595 isoform X2 yields MNNLIILLCCTTICFASHHTHVIPVEGYETDLQNLGEHVEYPETPVRVIKITKTVAVKVPVPYPVKIVQKVPYPVHVNKPYPVPVPQIIKVPVAHHPHGHEALDVGHSNQFQDRQHNGNSYQVQEHPHDAQQETFDGSANQSYEEGNHGNGYSAPNVGDYSGEGTPGHYTQQAQNFQGSEGDLDGHNSFESKSYDLAIQNYLNNLKSSQGNHAGQEGGYH; encoded by the exons ATGAAT aacttaataatattactctGCTGCACTACTATTTGTTTCGCGTCACATCATACTCATGTGATACCGGTAGAGGGCTATGAAACGGATCTCCAGAATCTCGGTGAGCACGTCGAGTACCCAGAAACTCCAGTAAGAGTTATCAAGATTACTAAAACGGTAGCAGTCAAAGTTCCGGTCCCATACCCGGTGAAGATCGTCCAGAAAGTTCCATACCCTGTACATGTCAACAAACCTTACCCAGTGCCGGTGCCACAAATTATTAAAGTTCCTGTCGCGCATCACCCTCACGGACACGAGGCCCTCGACGTCGGCCATAGCAATCAATTCCAGGATCGGCAACATAACGGGAACTCTTACCAAGTGCAAGAGCATCCGCATGACGCACAACAGGAAACGTTCGATGGATCAGCGAATCAGTCCTATGAAGAAGGAAATCATGGTAACGGTTACAGTGCCCCTAATGTCGGAGACTATTCCGGGGAAGGAACACCTGGGCATTATACCCAGCAGGCTCAAAACTTTCAAGGATCGGAAGGCGATCTAGATGGGCATAATTCTTTTGAATCCAAAAGTTACGACTTAGCTATccaaaactatttaaataatttaaagtcTTCGCAAGGAAATCATGCAGGTCAAGAAGGAGGTTATCATTAA